Genomic segment of Microcebus murinus isolate Inina chromosome 14, M.murinus_Inina_mat1.0, whole genome shotgun sequence:
ATGCACCTGAACCTCGGTGGCCAGGCCCTGGCTGGTCACACTGATGACGGCCACCGCCTAAGCAGTCTAGCACCTGTGCTTCTGCCTGTCTGAAGTCCAAGTACCACGACTCACACAGCCCTAGCTCTCGGCCCTAAAGCGAGCACTTACAGGGGGCAGACCCAGATCGCCAGGTGGGATCTGTGTGGCCAGTCCTGTCCATGCCACACCTTTCCTGCTCAGAAGAGCAGTACCTGACCCAGTGCCTGGGGCATGGGCTTTATCCACTTGctcagtgcctggcccagagccccTGCGTGAACCACGAGATCCCTCCATGTTAACCATGAGATCCCTGTCTGCGCTCACTTCATGCTGCCGTGCAGGAACTCTGCTGGGAAAAGCAGGGACTGCCAGCAGGTATGGGACGTACCCTCGTCCCAGCCATGGCCTCAGTGGTGTGCCCAGCCTCCAAGCTTCGACATCGCCCATAGCCTTGCACAACCTGGCCCCTGGGGGCAGAGGTGAGAGCAGGAATAAGACCACCTTCCCTCTGCAGAAATCAGTCTTAAATTCATCAGCAAGACTTGAAGGAATCCTTATGAGAAGCTGCAGAAACACAATGTGATCCCATGGGGGGTGGTTCACACTAAGTTGAAAGGGTGCTGCCCCAGGTGGATGCCCCGCAGCGACTCCAGAAGGCAGTGCTCAGCCCCATCCTACAGTCCTGTGGACAGCTGtctgcctcctgccctctctgggcttgcAGTCCTCTCCTTTAGTGGGCAAGGGACAACTCTCAGTACTTCTCAAGGGAGAACGATAAGGAGAAATGTCTGTTTGGGAGAAAAGGCTGAATTCCCCAGGGCCAGATACCGAACAATTTGTGTTTGTCAACGGTGGAGAATTTCAGGAATGAATGAGAAAGCATTTGCAAAATTATGCAACAGTTTACATAGGTCATGTGAAGTGTTTGTCCAAGACAAAGCAAACTGAAGACCAAACTCTTCTCCCACTGGGGTCTGTAGAGAGCAGATTTATATCACGGATTTAAAGGGAAGAACCATAAAGGCTTGCGAAGATAggtaagattctgtctccaacGTGTGGAGACACTCAGTATGGGTGCCCATAAAGAGCAGAGCTTGGAAGCAGCCAGGCCATGTGGAGCCACTCATCGGGAGAACGTCATACCAGGATTCCCCTGACATAGCTGCATggtcacagacacacagagatggCAGGGGAGGCCTGCCCACTGCCTTATTGTCTCTGCTCTCCTGTGGCAGTTccttaggtgctcaataaaagtgTGCTGTATCGGCCCGAAGACATGAGGACcaagctttctgtttctttttccttctgcgTGTCTCCTCTGCCCCCTGCTCCAACCTCAGAAAGTCTCATCCCACTGTGTGTCCAGGGCCTTGTTTGGCAGAGGAGCCATAGCCCACTGCTCTTGACACCAGCTCAGTGCCTTCCTATCTGTGCGTGTCCTTGGGCCAGTGTGGGGCCTGAGGAGAGGCTGTCGTGGGACACAGAGGAGTCACCGGGGTGGTCTGCAGGTAGCCCAGACAATAAACAATAGGGCCACCCCAAATCTCAAAATCTTAGCATCAGGAAGGCCTTGGGAATCTTCCAGGCAGGGGCTTAAAAGGGATGGAGGCAGGGCATAGGAGAGGGTagaaagtgaacaaaacaggTACTCCCTGGTAATTTTACCCCTACCCCTTATTTACCACCTTGGGTCTAGGACAACTGTCCATCCATTATTTGGCTGTAATGGAGTGACTGCCTTGTGCCAGGCCTGTGCCCTGGAGGGACAAAGATAGAGCCACAGTCTACCCTGTGTTCAGGGGTCTCCTCATCAGAAGAAGAAGGCCAAACCCCGGGGAGGGTCAGGGGACCCACCAAGCCGAGAGCCAGCGAGCCTCCCTGCGTGGAGGCCTGATTGAGCCAGAGTCGATCTTTGTAGGTGAGAGACACCTGCCAGCCGGGAGCAGCACAGGGCCCAGCACACCGGCAGCTATTAGAGCAGGAAGCCTTCGTAAGCACCAGCCTGTTAGGTTtgtttggtgtttgtttttttgttgttgttgtctgtttTGCAAGTTATTACAATATTATTTAAGGCCTTTTTAGGTAGGTGTCACCTTTAAAATAGACATTGTCAAAACTAATTTCCGAATATCATAGGTCATAAAAATCACTAATAAGTTTCACGGAATAGGGAAAAAGGTATACTTCTGCAGTCATCTGAGAGGTTCAAAAATCTTTTTATCAATATCATATTTGATTTTCAGAGGCTCGCCTGGACCCCACAACTTCAAATATCAAAATCTAGGCACTGTGGTTTCCTGCTGGTCTCTGTGAAGGGCTCCAGTTTTCTTTCTCCATAGAGTTTAGGGTATTTCTCATATGCTCCTTGGCCAGCTAGCATCTCAGGTAACAAAGGAAGCCAGAGCTAAGGCGATATCCCTATCAGAGAGTATTCTCCTAAAACAGGACTGTCTTTCCAGCCAGGCCTCAAAACCAAAGAGACTAGTACACAACACAGGATGAAAACAACATGATTGCAAAAGAACTGGACTCAGGAAAAACAGGGCTGTTTGCTGGGAACAAATTACCAGAAGGGATCAAAAAAACATCTTGTTTCTACGTGGTGATAACCATATGCTACCTGCTTGGAAATGTTTACCAAAAAATGGACTAAAGACCTTCCTACTGTCAAAATAAAACCATGCGTTCACCCAGGATACATCTGGCCCCTCAGTCCCAGGGAAACGAGGCCCAAGGCATATCCAGTCTGACCAGATGATTTGCGGAGGAACCAGCAATGCAAAATGTGCCCCTTGTGTATAGGACACACATGCTCCGCCGCTGCAGAGGTGGCAGTGGGATATCCTTGTCAGGTGCAGTGGTGGGCAGCAGCccccctgccctcagccctcTTCAGTGATCAGGGAGGAAGCTCGGTCAATTAGAGCCAAGCAGCTCCAAGAGTAGAAACAGCCAGGCAGAAGAACTATATTCAGGCCCCAAGAGCTGCAGGTATCTGGGAGCAAGCCAGCTGCTGACGTGCCCCAAGACTCACATTATGCAGGGTGGGGCTCTGTGCCCTTCTGGTTGGGCTTTAACAGCGATGTTTTCTCAGACCCAGGAATGGGAATTCCCAGGGCTTCCTTTCCCAGAGAGtccaaaggaaacagaaagcaaagtctcaggcttgGTGGACAGAACCATTGTTCACAGCCCCTGTGCTGAACAGACCCCTCAGTGGGGGATGAGCCACTCTTGTTACTGCACTTGGGCCACACATACAACCAGACTTCTTACACTTGGCCTGAGGATCAGTGTTGCCAAACTCAGACCCAAGGCAGCAGTGCTCCCCGTTGAGacagtgcctgtgtgtgtgtgtgtgtgtgtgtgtgtgtgtgtctgcaagCAAGTACAGGTGCAGAGGAAAAGCCATAGGAAAAGGAAACTGTCTTGCCAGGATTTTTCTTGGCCCAGAAGACTCTTCTTCCTAGAACAGACCTCTCAAATACCACCAGGCCCAGAGTGGCCTCTGTTGTGTAGTTTCCCAGAGATGCCCCAGCCATGAAGAGGTCTGGCCTCTCCTGGCCCAGATTCCTCAGAAAAATGTACCATTGGATGCTCAGACTGTGTGCCCCCactctcttcccccttctcctttGTGTTTTGTAAGTATCATGTGTGACCATTTTCAATACTTAAAGTCACATAAAAATAACCTAGAATTCCACGTGGGAGATATACATTGTTATTTAgaggttaagagcacaggctctgcagCCACATTCTGCGGCTTCAAAGTCTGGCTATGCCACTTATAAATGTGTCACTTGGGCAAGTTTgttgcttcagtttcctcatctgtaaaacagagataataacagttcctatctcagggTTGTTGGGAGGTGTATCAGTCAACTTTAATGCAGTCACAAATACACCAAAAATCTCAGTGCTACAAcaagaacatttatttctctcatatATGAGGGTTATACCACTGAGTGGCTATAGGGGGCTTATCTGGCTCTGCCTCATGTGTCTTCTCATTCTGGATCCTAGACCAGAGGAGCAGCCCCTACTTAGGACATGCCGTTCTTGAGGCAGAGGAAAATAGCAGAATCCTGGTGGAAGCACAGTGACTTGAAGCTTCTAGGGTGTGTACTTTGCATCCATTCCCGTGCAGTTGGCCAATGCAAGTCACGTGGTCAAGTCAACATCAGTGGGTTGGGCACACAGCTCACCAGGAAGCACCCGGAGTCACACCGCAGTAGGCAGGGATGTCAGATCGCAGAAGGGCAGAACACATGCCCAGAACGATGATCCCACAGGGGTATTAAAATGAGATACTACACGTGCTTcaaacagtgcccagcacacaatAAGCATTCAGTAAGTGTTAACTAGTATTatactaataaataaatagagggcATAAACCCCTGCCTATgttctctcttgctctttttcctgtttctctttaCCCCATATACTTTCCTGAATCTCTCCATCCTTACCTCCTAGTCCATCCACTGAGTGCCCCCAACCCCTTTATTTCCtgactcttctctctctccttaaaaattcatctttcttTGCCCAATACTCTAATCTGTCTACCTTTGGCCCAGTTATTTTCAGGTATAGAAAAAAGAGATAACCACCTTTACATGGGAAATGGAAAGAGTTTTAAttcataattatctttttattttaatgtacacAGAGCTCAGTCCCAAACAGGTCATTTTTGCTCTTTAAACTTTTCCTAAACCATCTCTGGGTCTCTGGCCATTGCCCTTTACCCTCACCCTCCAACCACCAGCATTAACAACCTGTGATAATAATTCAGTGGTAAAAGTCATAGTGACGGCTCACATTCCTGTGTGTTATGCATTGTGCTAAGTGCCTTACACTACTACCTCATCTGATCTTGACAATAACCCCGCTATTATCTAGATTATTGAGTGGACCTTCCTTGTGCAGACTTCATTCAGCTCCATGCTTTGCCATCTGCAAGGAAGCTCCCTGCAGAGCAGAAAGCCCCAGCTTTGGAGTGGGAACACGTTTGATTTCGTCTAGCCTCCACCAACAACTCACTTTATCACACCAGACAAGTTTCCCTCTCTCACCTCATTTTACTGATATGCAAGACAGATCCTACGATCCCTGCTTCATGAGACTACAGTAAAGATGAATGATCAGAGGATAGATGTAAAGGCATTTCGTAAACAATGAGGCATCTTAAAAATtccttcattcaaaaaatatttactgagtgtctggCACCCTCTCAGCAATGCTCTAAGCACTGCAGACGTGATAAAGAACATAAGAGACATATCACGACAGGCTTTGTGTGCCACTGTCAGGTTGTTGGGTTTTGCTCTAACAAGACGGAAAGCCTTTGGAGGgttttgaacaaatgaatgacatGGTCTGATTTAGGTTTTGAAAGGATTACTGTGAGGCTGGGAGTAGACTGTAAGGAAATCAGTCAGGAAGCCAATACAGTAATCCAGACAGGAGATGGTGGTGGCTTGGTAGAGGTTACAGCAGTGGAAGTGTTGAAAATAGCttgataatgaatatattttaaagatagagcTAACAGAATTTGCAGGTGGATCACATGTGGGTTTGGGGTGAAAAAACAAGAGACAACAATGACATcaaggtttttggcctgagcaactgaaAAAATGAAGTTGCTGTCTATTGCTGGGATGAAGACTGTTGAAAGAACACGTTAGGTGAATATCAAGAATTCGTTTTGGGATTTGTTAGGTTTGGGATATCCACTACACATGTGAATGCAGCTACTGAGTAATCAATGGGATATACATACAAGTCTGGAGTTCAATATTTGCATGCCACAAGCAGACTGGAGTTACAAACGCAGGAGTCTTCATCACACATTGATAGTATCCGAAGCCATCAGACTGGAggaattggggtgggggtggaggtgggggccgGGAGGCGAGCTCAGAGAGGACAGGTCAGATGGTCAGATGCCTGAGCACCGGCCAGGTACGCTGAGGAGGAGGACCTGTAAGGTGAAAGAACCAAGAGAGATCATTACTAAGGAGAAACAAGAGGGGTGTGTCGAAAACCAAGAGACTGTGGAGCCGAAAAGTGCGGTTCCAATCCCGGGTCGTCCAAGCCCCACTTACACAGTGTGGACCTGAGCTAAGTTCttctctaagccttggtttccttttctgtaaattaagtgtaatcattcccattttgcagcgGTTTTTTGGTAATAATTAAATAAGGTGACATTGTGAAAAAAGTCAGGAACAGTTTAGGCTCCCCAACAGTATCTCTTTATACCAGGTGCTCAATATTTGTAGGGAAAAAATGTAGTTTCCAGGTTGGACAGGCTAGTGTTTGGTTTCAAAAGGCCTGACACGCCGCTGCTGGACCACAAACCGAGGCAGCCACAGGTCTTGAGGTCCTGGGGGTCATGGGACGCCTTCCGAGGGGCGGgaggataaaacaaaacaacatgaaaaacGAACAAAAACTCTTTCAGGAGGGCCTGGGACCATAGAGGGTCGTTCCGCCACGTTCCTAGACCGACCACGGCGGCGCGGGCGAACGCGCGGCCCGCACTTCCGGCGGCGCGCGCGGCGACCAGGAGCGAGGCGGCTGCCGTCCGCGGTGAGTGGGCCTGGGGCGCGCGGGGCCCGCGGCCGGGTGCTCTGGGCCGTGCGGGCGCCAGCCGGCGGCAGCTGGGCAGCGAGGCGGGCGACCCGGACCTCCGAGCTGGTCCTGGCCGGGCCGCCGGGCGGGGCGGAGGGCCGAGCGGGCCCGGGGTCGGCCCGCGGCCGGCGGAGGCCTTGGCAGGAAAGAGGCCTTAACGGGACCCGGAGGTTGGGGCCAGAGGCGGGTGGGACCGGCCTTGAGCGTCTGTCCTCCCTCCTTGCGCTTAAGTACTTAGTGTAATGAACGAACGCTTAGGCAGCGCGGGGCTGCTGAGTGATTTACACGTACTGACTCATCTAAACTACTAACATCCTGATGCTGTTGCTGCTTTATCACATCCTAGTTTTACgtacgaggaaactgaggcacattcCCGTTAGCCAGGGTTATAGGACGAGTAGCTCCTGGCACTGGAGTTTGCCTCAGTGCTCGCGCCTGCTGGGGCCTTATGCGAGCACCGTCGGAGTGCTGGACTTGGCGCCGTGAACGGCCTTTCTGCCACTGAGAGTACAGGCTCTGCAGTCAGGGAACCCGGCCTGTGTGCCTTGTGCCCTCCTTTCCTTAgcttaaaatggagataattgcATAAagctattttgagaattaaagaactagcacaatgtctggcacataagcTACATGTTAGTATGATTTCCCCATCCGGAGGAGGATTTGATACTCTCTGCACTTCCTGCCGCTGAGTTGGTCTTCAGAAATgcatatgctttaaaaaatatttgtaattgtcATTATAGCTATTTTTTAATGCCAATACCATGTACctaacattctgtaaatatttgcttaagGAATGGGTAGTGCTCACTCTGTAATTTTCTGTCATATGCAGCTTACTGTTACACTGACCATATTACAGTaggtataattattaaatatccaGATAAAATCTTGGGTCTAAAGTCTTAATTATACAGTAAGAtgaaagaaaggcaagaaaatgatgctacttgttttttcatttatttgccttATATACTTGTATACAGAGAAACCCAGGGTAATTGttcctattttaaaatctacttcctgacacaaaataatggaaaatagtttcaatacttttattacttttgcaGTCCTAGTTTCTCACACATTGCCACCTATTTTGAATTtgtgggattttttgtttgtttaggctattattttaaataactcaaGACaaccttataaataaataaacacaacttTTTGAAGTACTGAATTTTGCAGCatttgggaattttaaaaatttcttcctaCTTTTACATGTAAAGTTACTTTCTGCTCCTCTCATTTTCTTGTATTCCACCTACTATGCTTTTATTCTACCATCTGGTAAAAGTTTTTTTGGAGTTTATCTCTCTCCAAAAACAATACTTTTGTTTCAggtttttaatgaattattttctttcatggatcattagaatctagaaaaagtaataagACATCTTTTCATAGACTCAGAAAACCTACCACTCCTTATAGAGTAGTTCCTACTTTCAAAACACTTTATGCTGCAGAATTAGACCAAGTTGTCATCTATAGCTATGGAAATAAAATAGCTAAACAAATGAAGATAAACAGGAATATATCATTAAGTAAtataatttgtcatttctttccaatttggacaCCTTAATTAAATAGTCATCAGTAAGTGAGTAGAAGTTTAACATGGGAGTAAATACTAAAACataatgatattttgttacataaattttGATTGTCTTTTggagttatttcttttattccattAAGATTTTTATTGTCTCTACTTTTTAATCCTTCacaattatatattcatttgataatgcctaaaatatttatatttcacctCATCACTTTTTTTAATCCTATCCCAATAGACAAAAATTCCAAaagtaaatgcagtaaaaattTGGTGATATTTACTAAGCTTAAACTTTGGAATTATTTTGCAGATATTTCCCCCcagaattgtttttgtttgcatttgtatTGAGTGCATCTTTAAGCATGAATGCAACTGTCATGGGTTAAAAAGATGAAAGTTGAGTAATTAGCAGGTCATCTGtaatttgcttcttattttttcttctacagGCAAAAAAATTCTGAACTTTGTAGCTCTAGAGAATGAAACATTAGTTCAGAAGAAGACAGTACACTCACTTACAAGTACTTTGTCTGTTCACCATGAAGTTAGGAAAACCTAAAGGGGGTATTTCTCGGAGCTCAAGCCAAGGAAAAGCCTATGAGAACAAGCGCAAAACAGGCCGGCAGCGGCAGAAATGGGGAATGACTGTTCGTTTTGACTCAAGCTTGAGTAGACTGAGAAGAAGCTTGGATGACAAACCCTATAAATGTACTGAATGTGAAAAGAGCTTCAGTCAGAGCTCAACTCTTTTTCAACACCAGAAAATCCATACTGgaaagaaatcctacaaatgtgcTGATTGTGGGAAAAGTTTCTTTCAGAGTTCTAATCTCATTCAGCATCGACGGATCCATACTGGGGAAAAGCCCtataaatgtgatgaatgtggagAAAGATTTAAACAGAGCTCCAATCTCATTCAGcaccagagaattcatactggagaaaaaccctatcaGTGTGATGAATGTGGCCGATGTTTCAGCCAGAGTTCCCACCTTATTCAACATCAGAGAACCCACACAGGGGAGAAACCATACCAGTGCAGTGAATGTGGCAAATGCTTCAGCCAGAGCTCTCATCTGAGGCAGCACATGAAGGTGCACAAAGAGGAGAAGCCTCGTAAAACCCGGGGTAAAAATATCAGGGCGAAAACTCACTTATCTTCTTGGAAAGCTGGTACAGGAAGGAAATCAGTGTCTCGTCTGCGTTAAGTAAGGGGCACTGCTTTAgccctccttaaaaaaaaaggtagtaaCAAATAAAAGCAATCTAATTTAGATGCTTTAGAGTAGAGCACTTAAATACTGGATCCTTTCCTAGCATGGAGACATTGGGAATTTATTGACATTATTAGACTGAAAGAAACTATAGGAGTCGAGCtgccctcatttcttttttatgtcacATGGagcacaaagaactaaaaatatgttttaagattATATAAGATCCTTGCCCTCATTTGAAATTGCTTCCTGCATTATTTTGACAAAAACCATCATGTTTTAATGACAAATTTGTGAAAGTGCAGGCATGCTGATGATTActcaattttaggacattttgtggaaagaaaaataaaagggagaagaaaTTAATTCCATTAGTTTTGAAGTTCTACAACTGATGAGATCTtatgtttgtaaaattttatagtatattaaCCATTGGTTTATAAGTATGACTCAAGATtcaacatattaaaatgtattcaagTTCACAGATTTTTAATCAAGGCCCATAACTCTATGttagctttcttttgtttcttcctttctgctaTGGATAGTTATTAATTAAAGGAGtaggaagttttgttttgttttgtttttaccaacTTCATAGTAAGAGATACTACAGAATCCAAAGTGAGAACTGAATTGAACCTCAAGTCTCCTGTTCCTACTAATACTTTACTGCTGTGTCTGGTTTTCCAGAAATTGGGATGGATTTATGTTGATCCATCCCCATGCCCTTGACCTCTTGGCATTCCTTTGTGCTCTGGCAAACTGAGCCAGCCTTTTAGATACACATGAATAAACAAACCATATTTTACCAACAAAAATATCAGCTTGTTTTTTGCTAATTAAAAATCTACAATTTACATATCTCCCTGCCTTCAAGACTGTGAGCTTTAGATAACCCTGCTTATCTTAAATGTTTGTCAGCAGCATAAGTGATTTAATGTGTCAGTACATTGTAGCTTCtttgaaatttaactttttcttcatttcatgaaTCGTTTAAGAAGTCTAGCAATCATGTTTCTTAACGTCCATCAGAATGGTGCCAGGTGTCAGACATTCTGATCAGCCTTCAGCTCAGGTTTTAATTTCTATTGAATGCTAACATtcatctgatttttttgtatcttttataatcGTATTAGTTCCTGCTGTATTAATGacacattcataaaaataaatattttgcatactactaccttttgtttgtttcttttttctgagaaattGTTTTAATGATTTAGACAGTAAATCTAAAAGCTTTTGGAAGAATCACttgttttgcatgtttttgaTTCCTCAGTCTTGAACTTTGCCTCCCTCTTGGCCTTGCATATGAGTGCAGGGTCATAGAAGGTGGCCTTGTTGACAGATTTTATTCAACAAGATATTCACAAAGTGTTTTGTAAGTATAAGGTGATTGCAGTTGTCGTTTACAGAAGACTTGATCTTTAACTGCTTTGTTACTCATAGCCACGTCACTCATTGGCAGGGTCATGGATATGGGGCTCTTTTGAGGGTGTACCATTgatattattttactaattttgtgTCTGGAGTAGTTTCTGACTAGGACCAACTTCACTCTTAAATTCATGAATTTGCCCATTTTGGCAGCAACCACAGTGCTGTCTCACAAGAGTgctattcaaaataattaagcaGTATGTCTTTCAGGACACCAGAATTGCCACAGATCAGGGTATGTTTCTTATTCAATATTGCTTCTTACTCAATattgagcatggtggtgcattacTCTGTTCCTTCACCATATTTGGGGACGTGGAGAGGAGCACAGTTACAGGCTCTTTTGGGTTAAGAGGGCTCTGAACTAATGGGAGACAGAGTCAGGCACATCTAGAGACAACCCAGAGATCTTGGATTTTCAGATTGCAGTGGTAACTGTATGGGATTTGAAGTTGTCTTCCTTGGAGAAAAGGAATATGAATATGTTCTGtgtggaagaaggaaagggataTTTGGTGAGCAAATACCCAAGTGCTCCCCCACATTTCCTGGTACTTTTACAGGGTGAGAAACGACTAGTTCTCCATTTGACttaataatgctttttaaagcTGTGGTGTGATTCTTCATGTTCCTACCCAGGCATAGTGGAGCGGATGTTCTAGGTAGTTCCTGAGCCCCTTGCCAACCTGCTTTGGACATCTATGAGTGAGAAATGAACTGCTGAGTTAGGCCACTGAGATTCAGAGTAGATTTGATGCCACAGTATGTGCCACCCAGCCTGTCCTGACCAGTACACCCATCCTGCTGTTTCTGTCCTCTCAGGACCCAGTCATCAACAACTCTATCCTTTGAGCAGCCTGAAGAGAAAAGTCAGCTTTGTGAGGATCCAGAGTTG
This window contains:
- the ZNF22 gene encoding zinc finger protein 22 — protein: MKLGKPKGGISRSSSQGKAYENKRKTGRQRQKWGMTVRFDSSLSRLRRSLDDKPYKCTECEKSFSQSSTLFQHQKIHTGKKSYKCADCGKSFFQSSNLIQHRRIHTGEKPYKCDECGERFKQSSNLIQHQRIHTGEKPYQCDECGRCFSQSSHLIQHQRTHTGEKPYQCSECGKCFSQSSHLRQHMKVHKEEKPRKTRGKNIRAKTHLSSWKAGTGRKSVSRLR